In Mytilus edulis unplaced genomic scaffold, xbMytEdul2.2 SCAFFOLD_1794, whole genome shotgun sequence, the DNA window TGCAGGTACTTCAGATCATAAATGagagaatgtatgaataaaactgttattgttattactattaaagatttttttcttttaggtaTTACAGTGAAGAAAAGAGATGCCCCTGACTGCGGGTAAAACTTCTTATGTGTGCATCTtcctttcagttttatttttaaacgccattctatatttatccacagtatgacgatgacaatttcatcagccaatccaataaaaaatgttaatgcGCACACATGTACTTACTATTCTGAAGACATCTTTTAGccagaaaagtttataaataagtctgaaaactactttttatcatataaaaaagcttataagtgcaagatatatgcttacatggacttcctacagtgaaattttgtggggactacttggacccgtaccgaaattatattaatttaaatagaaatttcatgattttgtaaactagcagcaagacaagactctaaagtggacaaaatatattactacatacatgataaaaattttcttttacaattctgactgaaaaagagctctaaatttttgataaaagtaccctgtaatatcagcttttctaaaagaaatattcaaattaatgaattatacaAGATATTTACactctaacttaaaaaaaaaaaaggttatattttggccagttggtggttctctttctttggtctagactcctggtgtaaataatacatcaaaagaagacaagacaaaacaagcgaagaaaagaaaagaacagaagaacagatagaaacattcatatgttgatcttttttttatataatgtactatTTAATATTCTACACACAAGGACATACATGTACCATGAATAAcaaacacccccctttttttttgtgatgagacttgtgtgtatattatttcataaaatttatttttttgtctatgtattgctttgcatatagatggattcaacaagaagaaataaaagagagagagagatggggaaaagaggggttcagctatgtttctattttcatgtacaacaatttatagattctttttgaaaaatattggtggccctgaaaagggccgttatgtttggtgaaaaaaatcacacttcttaagcacgttctccacggattcttcgGGCCAATTGGATATCCTTTGGCATGATGGTTACTCTCTTGGCGTGAATTGCGCACAAGTTGGTATCCTCGAAGAGACCGACCAAGTAGGCTTCGCTGGCTTCCTGTAGGGGCCATGACGGCTGAACTCTGGAATCGGAGATCAGTTTTGAAGTCCTGGGCGATTTCACGGACTATCTCTGGaagggagtttcctgatgaggagctctgtgctcttctggtatctcctgatttctcggagagcgactgttcctggcctgtatctatgtggtttcttgactccaccggttgcaggtgcgctcttacgggcggccttggtggcaagttgttttcttggagctttaccTCCGGTGGATTTACGTGCAGTTTGCTTTGTTCGTGCCATGATTATTAGCTCTGTGGACGATTTGCTACAGaaagaatacttgaaaatttcggtGAATGTGTTTTTGTGCTTGCCGGGAGGATTGAAATCACGGTGACGATTGGATCACCACTTACATAAAGCTGGCGTTGATTGGTCCGCATATCTTAAATCTGATTGGACTGATTTGTAAGGGACTTTGACAGTTTCAatccattttttactgaaaaactgctcaaccaagctgacagtaaaaatgcccctttttttcattcaaattacAGTTTCTGATCATCAATCATTGCTCAACAATAGTAAATTAGTGTCACGGTTTCAATATGAtaaatctgaagaagaaaaaaataataatgaaaaaaggtcaaaatacatgcagaaacattaaggaaaggaaagaaaaataaacaggaaaaaataaaaataaaatgcagtttgaACACTAACAAAGCGAATCTAAtgcaaaaacagaaacaaatggaatTACACATTCCCGACATGACATTGTACGGATCGGCTGAGTTTCTTTATTGCTTtgtattatgtcatatttatggtatatttaatataaaaaaagaagatgtggtatgattttcgtTTGGGCTTGGCACATTTGTCACATTGTCTGATTGTCGGTGTGCTTACATCGATTCCACATCTTTAATAcacaacaataaataaataaataaataaataaataaataataaagacagaaagacagagagagagagagagatagatagagagagagagagagagagagagagagaggagagagagagagagagagagagagagagagagagagagagagagagagagagagagagagagagagagagagagatgctgaaaaaatggaaaaaggaaaagaatggaaagtacatatcatatataaagtgTTGACGAAAGAGATACtgttaacaaaaactataaataaattataataataaaaaaacacacaccttCTCAGATGAATCTAAGCATGCTCGCATCAATAACCAAGAGAGAGAAAGAAGAGAGCAGACTAGTATTAATATAAATACTATCAGTGTTTTTTTTCCCCCGACAAAATTTATATGATTTAACTGAGCTACTAGTGGGTTCAAAGAGTCAGAAAGGTACGACAATAAATGTTCTGATGAAGAAGACTGAAAAAGTTACTAgacttagtgttatgctataagaactgtacttaaaatgggatgcgttagagagagaagaaaagaaGAATCACGGAAGAAGGGACAtctatattttagacattttttatttgttatgtagtagaatatatttttttttaattatgtatggggaataaagtattactaagatgtacaacaattttagactctttttgaaaaatattggtggccctgaaaagggccgtttgttaagtgagtaatctgatatatccactttttacttggcagctttctgggtcttctttggtagaagtacagcctggatgtttggtagaacacctccctgggcaatggtgacaccagacaagagtttgttcaactcttcgtcgtttctgatggccaactggagatgacggggaatgattctgctcttcttgttgtcacgagcggcgtttcctgccaactccaatacttcagctgctaagtattctaGGACAGCTGCGAGGTACACTGGTGcaccggcaccaactctctcggcatagtttcctttcctcaaagtctgtggatacgaccgactggaactgaagtccggcacgggatgacctagactttgcctttgcttttgcttttcctccttttcctcgtcctgacattttgttctatttggttgatcgacactgagtaaagtgatacaatttttctttaaaatttagcttatatacccactaaacggattgaacgatgtttttattatacaccAATCAGAAACGAAGCTCTCTGCGGGCAGTTAGGCTACCGAACATTCAACATGTTATGGGTGCTCTCTCCGAGGTTCGCGTTCAAgaaatctttcaatccgttttgcccagtatataaacaaattgaaaataatttttcaccattacttatttgattatcaaaccagtaacatgccacccaaagtaggaactaaaggagccaagaaggccgtcaccaaggcaaagactgccagaccgcggtgacaagaaaaggaggaggaagagacgtgaatcctatgctatctacatctacaaagtcttgagacaagtTCACCCCGACACCGGAGTGTCCTCAAAGGCAAATGTCCATCATGAACAGCTTCGTCAACGATATATTCGAGAGAATCGCAGCAGAGGCTTCCCGATTGGCACACTACAACaaaagatctaccatcacatcccgggagatccagaccgctgtccgtcttctcttacccggagaattggccaagcacgctgtcagtgaaggtaccaaagccgtcaccaaatacaccagcagcaagtaaacagtctgaagtttataacttcacaaacggcccttttcagggccaccaacatttttcaaaaagaatttacatttgttgtacatcatgtcaaacttctaaacaaagctataaatcccaacccccagctataactactttcaaactatttcaatagtatatgttacttttctcttctttctatctgtataacaaatatacgtgtatttcactcattctgtagtatttatttgtcaaaactgcaaagcgtaaatacataaatcatgaagaacaaaacagtgctttcattccaattaatagagttgataaatttacgatttcttttgcttttcgggagaaaaaaaatattgcgagaATTATTTTACACGGAAACAAGAACATTACCTAATCTTAAACCACGCAAAAACtttataattgaatataacagatctacagattttgtgtgtaaaagtccgtgcatttgtttgaaattttctctCTTCATGTAGGCAAATGCACGGACTTGTTGATCTTTGAACGTATTCATAAACcttcagaaatataaattctcaaataaatacaagagtaagagtaaggaagttaattaaaaagaaagccagatattaaaaaaaaaagggggggggggggggataacgagagagagagaaaatagttgcggatcaggatcagggaaaacaagaaaacggttgaaaaattcatgaacattacagaaaagaatagaagtgggagcaagctttgatttcaagatttagcttaaaacgatgtacaacaaatctaagattctttttgaaaaatgttggtggccctgaaaagggccgttgttgaTATTAGCCgggtggctgtttaacctccgaatccgtacaaggtacgtccttgacgtttcaaagcgtagacaacatccatggcagtgacagtcttcctcttggcgtgctctgtgtatgtgacagcatcacggatgacattttccaagaaAACTTTAAGGACACCGCGGTTTCCTCATAGATGAGTCCAGATATACGTTTTACctccacctcttcttgctaaacgacggatggctggcttggtgataccttggatgttatcacgcaacaccttcctgtgacgcttggcgcctccttttcctagacctttacctccttttcctctgcctgacatgtttaactatttgtggtgattagttaAATAATACTTTCCGTCTAACAGCGACTCTTTATATATCACCAACGCGGCCGTAAAAGAAGTATCACACATTTTCAGTTAACTGTTGTCTGATTGGCTTACGTTGTTTTATTCCGGAGGTAACTCCGTACTGCCTTAAActgtgtacactttcaatccactttttcattctaggtctgaaaaatataataattcatatcagacagtaaattttaagaaaaaactattattgaacagaaaaaaactttcaatcggaataaaaatgactgaaggagacaaaaaaaaaaagttccaaaatgtggaaaagttttcattttaagatagaaaagtatgataaataaatgataaatgaaaatcactttagacagtcaaaattataaagataattatttgctttctctgaacagatattttcattcaatgtcaatacacatttcaacttaatggaatggaatttagttgggaaaaaaaaaaacctcacagacatatctaggaatactggttatctatttgtctacttgatgtacccagaaattggatacatcacaggattttacatgcttgcagttttctacctgtctttcataactcaacatcatctgtcaaagctgtgcttgccatccatcaaagatctgctgcaggtacttcagatcataaatgagagaatgtatgaataaaactgttattgttattactattaaagatttttttcttttaggtaTTACAGTGAAGAAAAGAGATGCCCCTGACTGCGGGTAAAACTTCTTATGTGTGCATCTtcctttcagttttatttttaaacgccattctatatttatccacagtatgacgatgacaatttcatcagccaatccaataaaaatgttaatgcgcACACATGTACTTACTATTCTGAAGACATCTTTTagccagaaaagtttataataagtctgaaaactactttttatcatataaaaaagcttataagtgcaagatatatgcttacatggacttcctacagtgaaattttgtggggactacttggacccgtaccgaaattatattaatttaaatagaaatttcatgattttgtaaactagcagcaagacaagactctaaagtggacaaaatatattactacatacatgataaaaattttctttacaattctgactgaaaaagagctctaaatttttgataaaagtaccctgtaatatcagcttttctaaaagaaatattcaaattaatgaattatacaAGATATTTACactctaacttaaaaaaaaaaaggttatattttggccagttggtggttctctttctttggtctagactcctggtgtaaataatacatcaaaagaagacaagacaaaacaagcgaagaaaagaaaagaacagaagaacagatagaaacattcatatgttgatcttttttttatataatgtactatttaatattctacacacaaggacatacatgtaccatgataaacaaacacccccctttttttttgtgatgagacttgtgtgtatatatttcataaaatttattttttgtctatgtattgctttgcatatagatggattcaacaagaagaaataaaagagagagagagatggggaaaagaggggttcagctatgtttctaattttcatgtacaacaatttatagattctttttgaaaaatattggtggccctgaaaagggccgttatgttttggtgaaaaaaatcacacttcttaagcacgttctccacggattcttcgGGCCAATTGGATATCCTTTGGCATGATGGTTACTCTCTTGGCGTGAATTGCGCACAAGTTGGTATCCTCGAAGAGACCGACCAAGTAGGCTTCGCTGGCTTCCTGTAGGGCCATGACGGCTGAACTCTGGAATCGGAGATCAGTTTTGAAGTCCTGGGCGATTTCAcggactaatctctggaaggggagtttcctgatgaggagctctgtgctcttctggtatctcctgatttctcggagagcgactgttcctggcctgtatctatgtggtttcttgactccaccggttgcaggtgcgctcttacgggcggccttggtggcaagttgttttcttggagctttaccTCCGGTGGATTTACGTGCAGTTTGCTTTGTTCGTGCCATGATTATTAGCTCTGTGGACGATTTGCTACAGaaagaatacttgaaaatttcggtGAATGTGTTTTTGTGCTTGCCGGGAGGATTGAAATCACGGTGACGATTGGATCACCACTTACATAAAGCTGGCGTTGATTGGTCCGCATATCTTAAATCTGATTGGACTGATTTGTAAGGGACTTTGACAGTTTTCAatccattttttactgaaaaactgctcaacccaagctgacagtaaaaatgccccctttttttcattcaaaattacaGTTTCTGATCATCAATCATTGCTCAACAATAGTAAATTAGTGTCACGGTTTCAATATGAtaaatctgaagaagaaaaaaataataatgaaaaaaggtcaaaatacatgcagaaacattaaggaaaggaaagaaaaataaaacaggaaaaaataaaaataaaatgcagtttgaACACTAACAAAGCGAAATCTAAtgcaaaaacagaaacaaatggaattacacattcccgacatgacattgtacggatcggctgagtttctttattgttgtattatgtcatatttatgtatatttaatataaaaaaagaagatgtggtatgattttcgtTTGGGCTTGGCACATTTGTCACATTGTCTGATTGTCGGTGTGCTTACATCGATTCCACATCtttaatacacaaacaataaataaataaataaataaataaataaataaataaagacagaaagacagagagagagagagagatagatagagagagagagagagagagagagagagagagagagagagagagagagagagagagagagagagagagagagagagagagagagagagagagagagagagagagagagagagagagagagagagatgctgaaaaaaatggaaaaaggaaaagaatggaaagtacatatcatatataaaagtgttGACGAAAGAGATACtgttaacaaaaactataaataaattataataataaaaaaacacacaccttCTCAGATGAATCTAAGCATGCTCGCATCAATAACCAAGAGAGAGAAAGAAGAGAGCAgactagtattaaatataaatactatcagTGTTTTTTTTCCCCCGACAAACTTTATATGATTTAACTGAGCTACTAGTGGGTTCAAAGAGTCAGAAAGTACGACAATAAATGTTCTGATGAAGAAGACTGAAAAAGTTACTAgacttagtgttatgctataagaactgtacttaaaatgggatgcgttagagagagaagaaaagaaGAATCACGGAAGAAGGGACAtctatattttagacattttttatttgttatgtagtagaatatattttttttaattatgtatggggaataaagtattactaagatgtacaacaattttagactctttttgaaaaatattggtggccctgaaaagggccgttgttaagtgagtaatctgatatatccactttttacttggcagctttctgggtcttctttggtagaagtacagcctggatgtttggtagaacacctccctgggcaatggtgacaccagacaagagtttgttcaactcttcgtcgtttctgatggccaactggagatgacggggaatgattctgctcttcttgttgtcacgagcggcgtttcctgccaactccaatacttcagctgctaagtattctaGGACAGCTGCGAGGTACACTGGTGcaccggcaccaactctctcggcatagtttcctttcctcaaaagtctgtggatacgaccgactgggaactgaagtccggcacgggatgacctagactttgcctttgcttttgcttttcctccttttcctcgtcctgacattttgttctatttggttgatcgacactgagtaaagtgatacaatttttctttaaaatttagcttatatacccactaaacggattgaacgatgtttttattatacaccAATCAGAACGAAGCTCTCTGCGGGCAGTTAGGCTACCGAACATTCAACATGTTATGGGTGCTCTCTCCGAGGTTCGCGTTCAAGaaaatctttcaatccgttttgcccagtatataaacaaattgaaaataatttttcaccattacttatttgattatcaaaccagtaacatgccacccaaagtaggaactaaaggagccaagaaggccgtcaccaaggcaaagactgccagacccggcggtgacaagaaaaggaggaggaagagacgtgaatcctatgctatctacatctacaaagtcttgagacaagtTCACCCCGACACCGGAGTGTCCTCAAAGGCAATGTCCATCATGAACAGCTTCGTCAACGATATATTCGAGAGAATCGCAGCAGAGGCTTCCCGATTGGCA includes these proteins:
- the LOC139509344 gene encoding histone H3 produces the protein MARTKQTARKSTGGKAPRKQLATKAARKSAPATGGVKKPHRYRPGTVALREIRRYQKSTELLIRKLPFQRLVREIAQDFKTDLRFQSSAVMALQEASEAYLVGLFEDTNLCAIHAKRVTIMPKDIQLARRIRGERA
- the LOC139509349 gene encoding histone H2B gives rise to the protein MPPKVGTKGAKKAVTKAKTARPGGDKKRRRKRRESYAIYIYKVLRQVHPDTGVSSKAMSIMNSFVNDIFERIAAEASRLAHYNKRSTITSREIQTAVRLLLPGELAKHAVSEGTKAVTKYTSSK